One genomic window of Candidatus Shapirobacteria bacterium includes the following:
- a CDS encoding HD domain-containing protein, whose protein sequence is MNRESVLDLVNKLYLEDLVIGKNIPKEVTIWATGVMMENFDAAESEGVKDKVVGKTTHTREVVAAGEDIMNGSPDEKWDFSLGLLICFLHDIGRFLQAHKNTFSDQVSGVDHASLGCQMIKEAGFSNEIIEEAIFHHSRIEYLGGNAYAKLIRDADKLAILRVIERLTGMAERLGYSKGKPCKIIVDSFVDKIKVETKYLVTKADWILFFGTWFWDLNFEVTGKMVCNEKIPERIVDLLTREGMGGQDLKQVRAGMLEFKKNYGIQKN, encoded by the coding sequence GTGAACAGAGAAAGCGTTTTGGATTTGGTTAATAAACTATATCTGGAAGACTTGGTAATCGGAAAAAATATTCCGAAAGAGGTAACGATCTGGGCAACAGGGGTAATGATGGAAAACTTTGATGCAGCCGAAAGCGAAGGAGTGAAAGATAAGGTGGTAGGCAAGACAACACACACCAGAGAAGTGGTAGCCGCGGGAGAAGACATTATGAATGGCTCACCAGACGAGAAGTGGGATTTTAGTCTGGGTTTGTTAATATGTTTTTTACACGATATAGGGAGGTTTCTGCAGGCACATAAAAATACATTTTCTGACCAAGTATCGGGGGTTGACCACGCGAGTCTGGGGTGCCAAATGATAAAGGAGGCCGGTTTTAGTAACGAAATAATTGAGGAAGCAATATTTCATCACAGCCGAATAGAGTATTTAGGAGGGAATGCGTATGCAAAGTTAATTCGAGATGCGGATAAGCTGGCAATACTAAGAGTGATTGAAAGATTGACAGGGATGGCCGAAAGGTTGGGTTATTCAAAAGGGAAGCCGTGTAAAATTATAGTTGACAGTTTTGTGGATAAAATAAAGGTTGAAACAAAATATCTTGTGACCAAGGCGGATTGGATTTTATTTTTTGGAACATGGTTTTGGGATTTAAATTTTGAGGTCACGGGAAAAATGGTTTGTAACGAAAAGATACCGGAGAGAATTGTTGATTTACTAACGAGAGAAGGGATGGGTGGACAAGATTTAAAACAAGTAAGGGCGGGAATGTTAGAATTTAAGAAGAACTATGGAATACAAAAAAACTAA
- a CDS encoding DUF296 domain-containing protein: protein MEYKKTNQGMIVKIVKGEKIVEELKKFCELEGIKNGWFSGIGAPDWAEIAHYSVVDKKYSSFVLEEPLEMISLLGNVFLGPENELVIHAHISVGRPDGEMRGGHLVEARIGGACEILFTPIEASLKKKFDEETGLKILNLSGQ, encoded by the coding sequence ATGGAATACAAAAAAACTAATCAGGGAATGATTGTTAAAATCGTGAAAGGAGAAAAGATTGTAGAAGAGCTAAAAAAGTTTTGTGAACTTGAGGGGATAAAAAACGGTTGGTTTAGCGGGATTGGGGCGCCGGATTGGGCGGAAATTGCCCACTATAGCGTGGTGGACAAAAAATATAGCTCGTTTGTGCTCGAGGAGCCACTGGAGATGATATCCCTTTTGGGAAATGTATTTTTGGGGCCGGAAAATGAACTGGTAATTCATGCCCATATAAGTGTTGGGCGGCCGGACGGAGAAATGAGGGGCGGGCATTTGGTTGAAGCCCGAATTGGCGGGGCATGCGAGATTTTGTTTACACCGATTGAAGCGAGCCTCAAAAAGAAGTTTGACGAAGAGACGGGGCTGAAGATATTGAATTTGTCAGGCCAGTAA
- a CDS encoding iron-sulfur cluster assembly scaffold protein: MITSSYSPQVLTHFRHPHNFGSLKKPDSIGQVGNPVCGDVMKIYLKIGRDKEGEKIIKNIKFETLGCTAAIATSSVVTDLAKGKTLKSALQITRDDVIKVLGRLPATKVHCSLLAVDALKKAINIYQAKPLDKPLTKILHL; the protein is encoded by the coding sequence ATGATCACTTCCTCATATTCCCCGCAAGTTTTAACACACTTCCGCCACCCTCACAATTTTGGCTCTCTGAAAAAACCCGACAGTATCGGCCAAGTTGGCAATCCCGTTTGTGGTGATGTTATGAAAATTTATCTAAAAATCGGCCGGGACAAAGAAGGCGAAAAGATTATAAAAAATATTAAATTTGAAACTCTTGGTTGTACCGCCGCTATTGCCACCAGTAGCGTCGTTACCGATCTGGCCAAGGGTAAAACTTTAAAATCTGCCCTCCAAATTACCCGGGATGACGTTATTAAAGTCCTAGGCCGCCTCCCCGCCACAAAAGTTCATTGTTCGCTTTTGGCCGTCGATGCTCTCAAAAAAGCCATCAATATTTATCAAGCTAAACCACTTGACAAACCACTAACAAAAATACTACACTTGTAG
- a CDS encoding cysteine desulfurase family protein: MTTKPIYLDNAATTPIDPRVMSAMLPHFKNNFGNPASLHSLGQKASLAVELGREVIASVINANPEEIIFTSSATESNNTVLKGIAFANRTRGKHIIISSIEHDCILESAKWLEKQGFEITRLKVDKLGFVNPKDVKSALRPDTILLSVIHANNEIGTIQDIAQIGKICRNHKVYFHTDAVQSFGKIPLDVDAMNIDLLTASSHKIYGPKGVSCLYIRKDTKIEPLLHGGGHESGLRSSTVNTPLIVGFAEAAKLCLQEMEKEAKRLSALRDKLISGILSTISYSWLNGDPVQRLPNNVNISFARVEGESLLMELSFGKIYCSTGSACSSRSLQPSHVLLATGLKPENAHGSLRFSLGRWTTADDINRLLQILPKIVNRFRNISPYKL; this comes from the coding sequence GTGACCACCAAACCAATCTATCTTGACAACGCTGCCACCACTCCCATTGACCCTCGGGTTATGTCGGCCATGCTGCCCCACTTCAAAAATAACTTCGGAAACCCCGCCTCCCTCCACTCTCTTGGTCAAAAAGCCTCACTGGCCGTAGAATTAGGTAGGGAAGTAATTGCTTCTGTTATCAATGCCAATCCGGAAGAAATTATATTTACTTCTTCCGCCACCGAAAGCAACAATACTGTTCTCAAAGGTATTGCTTTTGCCAATCGCACTCGGGGAAAACATATTATCATTTCTTCAATCGAACATGATTGCATTTTGGAAAGCGCCAAATGGCTCGAGAAACAAGGTTTCGAAATCACCCGTCTTAAGGTTGACAAATTAGGTTTTGTAAATCCAAAAGATGTCAAATCTGCCCTCCGCCCCGACACTATCTTGCTTTCCGTCATCCACGCCAACAACGAAATCGGCACGATTCAGGATATTGCTCAAATTGGCAAAATATGCCGTAATCACAAGGTTTATTTCCACACCGACGCCGTTCAAAGTTTTGGGAAAATCCCCCTTGACGTCGATGCTATGAATATAGATTTACTCACCGCCTCCTCTCACAAAATCTATGGCCCCAAAGGTGTTTCCTGTCTTTATATCCGCAAGGATACCAAAATCGAGCCTCTTCTTCATGGCGGGGGCCACGAGTCAGGCTTACGCTCTTCCACCGTTAATACTCCCTTAATCGTCGGTTTCGCCGAGGCCGCCAAACTTTGTCTTCAGGAAATGGAAAAAGAAGCCAAACGTCTTTCTGCCCTCAGGGACAAATTAATTTCCGGTATTCTTTCAACCATTAGCTACTCTTGGCTAAACGGTGACCCTGTTCAAAGATTGCCAAACAATGTCAATATTTCTTTTGCCCGGGTAGAAGGGGAATCGCTTTTAATGGAGCTGTCGTTTGGAAAAATTTATTGTTCTACCGGTTCTGCCTGTTCTTCAAGAAGCCTTCAGCCAAGTCATGTCCTGTTAGCCACTGGCCTGAAGCCCGAGAATGCCCATGGTTCCCTTCGTTTTAGTCTTGGCCGTTGGACTACTGCAGACGACATTAATCGTCTTCTCCAAATTTTGCCCAAAATTGTCAACAGATTTAGAAACATTTCTCCCTACAAACTATGA
- a CDS encoding BlaI/MecI/CopY family transcriptional regulator codes for MECNCNSTKCHLLGSLEQKIMDILWASKNPLKPQEVLSKLKEKYAYTTVMTVLKRMAEKKLVGRKLVGKVYFYSPKSTKAVFSCHCLEDLFTRLFKTYGKLTVDSFKKIAKTSGYKL; via the coding sequence ATGGAATGTAACTGTAACTCCACCAAATGTCATCTCCTTGGCAGTCTTGAGCAAAAAATCATGGATATTCTTTGGGCCTCCAAAAATCCCCTCAAACCCCAGGAAGTTTTGTCCAAACTCAAGGAAAAGTATGCTTATACCACCGTTATGACCGTCCTCAAGCGCATGGCCGAGAAAAAACTTGTCGGCCGCAAACTTGTCGGCAAAGTTTACTTTTACTCTCCCAAAAGCACAAAAGCAGTTTTTAGTTGCCACTGCCTCGAAGACCTGTTCACCCGTCTTTTCAAAACCTACGGCAAACTGACTGTCGATTCTTTCAAAAAAATCGCCAAAACTTCCGGTTACAAACTCTAA
- a CDS encoding ferritin family protein gives MTKTQENLLKAFAGESQARNKYLTFAKMARKEGYEWIARVFEETADNERVHAEELFEMITEKVMISGNLEILPYSSKTVENLKMAAEGEKYEWTTMYPDFEKMAKEEGQTEAARLFEELKETEEKHEERYIILARHMDAGTLYNQEKELEWKCLNCGYIHFGKTPPPTCPLCKKVLTWYEPLGLVR, from the coding sequence ATGACAAAGACACAAGAAAATCTTTTGAAAGCGTTTGCCGGGGAGAGCCAGGCGAGAAATAAATATTTAACGTTTGCCAAAATGGCCAGAAAAGAAGGGTACGAGTGGATTGCCAGAGTTTTTGAGGAAACAGCGGACAATGAAAGAGTCCACGCCGAAGAACTTTTTGAGATGATTACAGAAAAAGTGATGATAAGCGGAAACCTGGAAATACTTCCCTACTCAAGCAAGACGGTGGAAAATTTAAAAATGGCAGCAGAGGGAGAAAAATATGAGTGGACAACGATGTATCCTGATTTTGAAAAGATGGCAAAAGAAGAGGGCCAGACAGAAGCAGCCAGACTGTTTGAGGAGCTAAAGGAAACCGAGGAAAAACACGAAGAAAGATACATAATCCTGGCTCGACATATGGATGCTGGGACACTTTATAATCAGGAGAAAGAGCTGGAATGGAAATGCCTTAACTGCGGGTATATTCATTTTGGGAAAACACCACCGCCAACCTGCCCGTTGTGCAAAAAGGTACTTACTTGGTATGAACCGTTGGGGCTGGTAAGGTAG
- a CDS encoding HAD-IA family hydrolase: MIKTIVFDVGNVIWDYEVPCQRFHVNLAKFLNITPATYRREYEKVYQDFETDQLRLLSWCRTFNPNVSQKQLDDILSKFLSPTIYKKYLNRDVVNLIKKLKPYYSLGYLSNGENYYIPYIYRPLNHLFQFHIISCLVGIRKPAPLIYQEIFKYVNCHPNEVIFIDDKPENIAGAKDLGINALLFIGYSQLFSDLSQYLPKEIISTLPAPTVHTK, translated from the coding sequence ATGATCAAAACTATCGTTTTCGATGTCGGTAACGTGATATGGGATTACGAAGTTCCTTGTCAACGCTTTCATGTCAATCTTGCCAAATTTTTAAATATTACTCCTGCAACTTATCGCCGGGAATATGAAAAAGTTTACCAGGATTTCGAAACTGATCAGCTTCGGCTCTTATCCTGGTGCCGCACATTTAACCCGAATGTTAGCCAAAAACAATTAGATGATATCTTGAGCAAATTTCTATCCCCCACAATTTATAAGAAATATTTAAACCGTGATGTCGTAAATTTAATAAAAAAACTAAAACCTTATTATTCCCTGGGTTATCTTTCCAATGGCGAAAATTACTATATTCCCTACATCTATCGACCACTCAACCATCTTTTTCAGTTTCATATCATCTCTTGTCTGGTAGGTATCCGCAAACCCGCCCCTCTTATTTATCAGGAAATATTTAAATACGTCAACTGTCACCCAAATGAAGTTATTTTTATCGACGACAAACCCGAAAACATCGCCGGAGCCAAAGACCTGGGTATTAATGCCCTCCTTTTCATCGGATATAGCCAACTTTTCTCCGATCTCTCCCAATATCTACCAAAAGAAATTATCTCTACCTTACCAGCCCCAACGGTTCATACCAAGTAA
- a CDS encoding HD domain-containing protein — protein sequence MPGRIKSLRAGVENYALKFLEQGRSGWDIKHTRAVAFYAEKIALSEGLDAEVLYTAAWLHDVGYYGLFENSDSTQHSQIMDKKLLHMTNGAKLARAFFQMSEITPLYTTEQIEEIIHLVEVHDNLEVVGKSREETVLVEADTLGAIDLQRLSPTFKKEDGLKYIDGLKKKRIPKFKTDLGKQFLSKLLPAFIEYFEKMES from the coding sequence ATGCCGGGAAGAATAAAAAGCTTAAGAGCGGGGGTGGAAAATTACGCTCTTAAATTTCTTGAACAAGGAAGATCAGGGTGGGACATAAAACACACAAGAGCAGTTGCCTTTTACGCCGAAAAAATAGCCCTCTCTGAAGGATTAGACGCAGAAGTTCTTTATACAGCCGCTTGGTTACATGATGTTGGATACTATGGATTATTTGAAAATTCTGACTCGACACAGCACTCCCAGATTATGGACAAAAAACTGCTCCACATGACAAATGGAGCAAAACTCGCAAGAGCATTTTTCCAGATGTCCGAAATTACTCCTTTGTATACCACCGAACAAATAGAAGAAATCATTCATTTGGTCGAAGTACACGATAATCTTGAAGTAGTCGGGAAAAGCAGGGAGGAGACAGTTTTAGTAGAGGCGGATACTCTTGGAGCAATCGATTTACAAAGGCTATCTCCGACTTTTAAAAAAGAAGACGGATTAAAATATATAGATGGTTTAAAAAAGAAAAGAATCCCTAAGTTTAAAACAGATCTTGGGAAACAATTCCTTTCAAAGCTTCTTCCGGCCTTCATTGAATATTTTGAAAAAATGGAATCTTAG
- the mutM gene encoding bifunctional DNA-formamidopyrimidine glycosylase/DNA-(apurinic or apyrimidinic site) lyase — protein sequence MPELPEVEVIRQFLDQKIKGLIVAKIDILTPKSFIGNPEQAKRVEGQKIISISRIGKQLSLILDNNLILLFHLKMTGQIIFSPLSPCPPVAEKRGSRGDFVFGHPTPFRSLGEGWPNKSTRLVLKLSPPACPPSGGSREGRGESFLFFNDQRKFGWVKLLSPDELAKSQSNLGLDIFSPKFSPKYFFAQLQRSSAPVKTVLLDQSKFAGIGNIYANDALFLSGIHPSTPSRQISRSKALSLFRSLLSIMHQSVLAGGSTAKDNGYIKPDGSKGSNQFHFRVYQRAGQPCPKCKTPIVYTKVGGRGTFFCPKCQKE from the coding sequence ATGCCTGAATTACCCGAAGTCGAAGTCATCCGCCAATTTTTAGATCAAAAAATTAAAGGTCTTATTGTCGCCAAAATAGATATTCTTACTCCAAAGTCGTTTATTGGTAATCCCGAGCAAGCGAAGCGCGTCGAGGGGCAAAAAATTATCAGCATTTCTCGCATCGGCAAGCAATTATCATTAATTTTGGACAATAATTTAATTCTTTTATTCCATCTTAAAATGACCGGCCAAATCATCTTTTCCCCTCTCTCTCCCTGTCCGCCTGTGGCGGAAAAGAGGGGATCGAGGGGAGATTTTGTTTTTGGTCATCCTACACCATTCCGAAGCCTTGGCGAAGGATGGCCTAACAAATCCACCCGTCTCGTCCTCAAACTCTCCCCCCCTGCCTGCCCGCCGTCAGGAGGGTCAAGGGAGGGGAGAGGGGAGAGTTTTTTATTTTTCAACGATCAACGCAAATTTGGCTGGGTCAAACTTCTCTCTCCAGACGAGCTTGCCAAATCCCAATCCAATCTTGGCCTCGATATTTTTTCTCCCAAATTTTCTCCTAAGTATTTTTTTGCACAGCTCCAACGATCTTCAGCTCCCGTCAAAACCGTTCTTCTCGACCAATCAAAATTCGCCGGCATCGGCAATATTTATGCCAATGATGCACTTTTTTTATCCGGCATTCACCCCTCCACCCCCTCCCGTCAAATTTCACGCTCCAAAGCTCTATCGCTTTTTCGCTCTCTCCTCTCCATCATGCATCAGTCTGTTCTGGCCGGCGGTTCTACCGCCAAAGATAATGGCTATATCAAACCCGACGGGTCCAAAGGTTCAAACCAATTTCATTTTCGCGTTTACCAAAGGGCAGGGCAGCCCTGTCCAAAGTGTAAAACTCCAATAGTTTATACAAAAGTCGGCGGCCGCGGCACCTTCTTTTGCCCTAAATGTCAAAAAGAATAA
- the trxB gene encoding thioredoxin-disulfide reductase produces the protein MEENIYDTVIIGSGPAGMTAAIYTVRAQLKTLVIAGNQPGGQLTVTTVVENFPGFVDGIGGVKLMMDMMAQAKKLGAEVRQGIVKSVEKKADGSFEVELVSGEKIETRAVIVATGAGAKWLGLLREKELIGRGVSGCAVCDGIFYKGKVVAMIGGGNAACEETSFLAKIASKVYIIHRRDKFRASPSVQKKIIDNPKVEKIWNSEVVEIGGETKVESIKIKDNVTGEERVLPVDGIFVAIGRVPATEFLKGVVELGEDGHVVVGKNTQYSRMTSLEGIFAAGDCSDTIYRQAIVAAGDGGRAAMDAERWLNSR, from the coding sequence ATGGAAGAAAATATTTATGACACAGTAATTATCGGCTCGGGGCCGGCGGGAATGACAGCGGCGATTTACACGGTGAGGGCTCAACTCAAAACTTTGGTAATTGCCGGAAATCAGCCCGGGGGGCAGCTAACGGTAACAACCGTGGTAGAGAATTTCCCTGGTTTTGTTGATGGAATTGGCGGGGTAAAACTGATGATGGACATGATGGCTCAGGCAAAAAAACTAGGGGCAGAAGTACGACAAGGAATAGTAAAGTCGGTGGAAAAAAAGGCGGATGGCTCTTTTGAAGTTGAGCTGGTGAGCGGGGAAAAGATCGAAACAAGGGCGGTGATTGTGGCAACCGGAGCAGGGGCGAAGTGGCTGGGCCTATTGAGAGAAAAGGAGTTAATTGGAAGAGGGGTGAGCGGGTGCGCGGTCTGCGACGGAATTTTTTATAAGGGCAAGGTGGTGGCGATGATTGGCGGAGGGAATGCGGCCTGCGAAGAGACTTCATTTCTGGCAAAAATCGCCAGTAAGGTTTATATAATTCACAGGCGGGACAAATTTAGAGCTAGCCCATCGGTACAGAAGAAAATAATTGATAATCCAAAAGTTGAAAAAATATGGAACAGTGAAGTGGTCGAGATTGGGGGTGAGACGAAGGTAGAGAGTATCAAGATTAAAGATAATGTGACGGGTGAAGAAAGGGTTTTACCGGTTGATGGAATATTTGTGGCTATCGGCCGGGTGCCGGCGACCGAATTTTTGAAAGGAGTGGTGGAATTGGGAGAAGATGGGCATGTGGTGGTGGGGAAAAACACGCAGTATTCACGGATGACCAGTCTAGAGGGGATATTTGCCGCCGGCGACTGTTCGGATACTATATATCGGCAGGCAATTGTGGCGGCCGGGGATGGGGGCAGAGCGGCAATGGACGCGGAAAGGTGGCTGAATTCAAGATAA
- a CDS encoding glycosyltransferase, with translation MRIALVHDYLKEYGGAESVFETLSDIFPGAPIYTSLYCPSSFGPHRARLEKKWSHRIHQSFFQYLPFASKLLSPLRFLSPLAFRLFDFSTFDLIITSATGAFFPNSLNKKSAELICYCHTPPRYLYGLATARDVSKYPLLNLPLQILLHFFRLLDFKYAQNVDQFIANSATTTARIQKFYRKDSIIINPPVDLPVLKVSLVKGRSGEAERDLNKRFYLTGGRLARAKRYDIAIQACNALHLPLKIFGRDFAGYESELKDIAGPTIEFLGEVTQAQKSELLSGAKAFIFCSDNEDFGIVPVEAMSYGCPVIGHNSGGTAETVIDGKTGVLFDDLTPKSCISAIKKLDKLKISSQDCISRAQNFSKAKFVEKIKNQVLS, from the coding sequence ATGAGAATCGCTCTTGTTCATGATTATCTCAAAGAATACGGCGGGGCCGAATCAGTTTTTGAAACACTGTCCGACATTTTTCCCGGTGCTCCCATTTACACGTCCCTTTACTGCCCCTCCAGTTTTGGCCCTCACCGTGCCCGCCTGGAAAAAAAATGGTCACATCGTATTCACCAAAGTTTTTTTCAATACCTTCCCTTTGCTTCAAAACTTCTCAGCCCTCTCCGTTTTCTTTCCCCTCTGGCTTTTAGACTTTTTGACTTTTCGACTTTTGACTTAATCATTACTTCTGCCACCGGCGCTTTTTTCCCCAATTCTTTAAATAAAAAATCCGCCGAACTAATCTGTTATTGTCACACCCCGCCCCGCTATCTTTATGGATTGGCCACTGCCCGCGACGTGTCAAAATATCCGCTTTTAAATTTACCTCTCCAGATCCTTCTTCACTTTTTCCGTCTTTTAGATTTCAAATATGCCCAAAATGTTGACCAATTTATTGCCAACTCCGCCACCACCACCGCCCGTATCCAAAAATTCTATCGTAAGGACTCAATAATAATTAATCCCCCTGTCGACTTACCCGTTTTGAAAGTCTCCCTTGTCAAAGGGAGAAGCGGCGAAGCCGAGAGGGATTTAAACAAGCGTTTTTATCTTACAGGAGGAAGATTGGCTCGCGCCAAACGCTACGACATCGCCATTCAAGCCTGCAACGCACTCCACCTTCCTCTCAAAATTTTTGGCCGTGATTTTGCCGGTTATGAAAGTGAACTAAAAGACATTGCTGGCCCGACTATCGAATTTTTAGGTGAAGTTACCCAGGCGCAAAAAAGTGAACTGTTGTCCGGTGCCAAAGCTTTTATTTTTTGTTCCGACAACGAAGATTTTGGCATTGTTCCCGTTGAAGCTATGTCTTATGGTTGTCCCGTAATCGGTCACAACAGTGGTGGTACCGCCGAAACCGTCATTGATGGCAAAACCGGTGTTCTGTTTGATGATTTAACTCCGAAGTCTTGTATTTCCGCTATCAAAAAGTTAGACAAACTCAAAATATCATCCCAAGACTGTATCTCCCGGGCCCAAAATTTCTCCAAAGCCAAATTCGTAGAAAAAATAAAAAACCAAGTTTTATCTTGA
- a CDS encoding 5'-3' exonuclease H3TH domain-containing protein produces the protein MSHLVIVDGHAIAHRAYHSIPPLTTNGQPVNAIYGFYSMILSSIEILKPNYLMVCLDSPGPNFRNQEFIGYRAKRKPADRELISQLPQLPSTLKKAGISHYAMGGFEADDLIATLAIKSLKKKSKLKITIITGDKDLMQLVGPRVNLFVPIRGLSETKIYEPKDVKEKLGVNPNQVIDLKALMGDMSDNYPGVAGIGPVVAVDLLEKYQTLDNIYEHLGEIKPSIREKLEKDKENAYLSQKLATLVTNIPLKFTLKSARWTEKKFEDLLPLFQEYNFRSLITRATKKLGLKPKKSSKKIIIDSNQASLF, from the coding sequence ATGTCTCATCTTGTTATTGTCGATGGCCATGCTATTGCTCACCGTGCCTATCACTCTATCCCACCCCTTACTACCAACGGCCAGCCAGTAAATGCCATCTATGGTTTTTACTCCATGATTTTGTCCTCAATTGAAATTTTAAAACCAAATTATCTGATGGTTTGTCTCGACTCCCCGGGTCCCAATTTCCGCAATCAGGAATTTATTGGCTATCGGGCCAAGCGTAAACCCGCCGATAGGGAATTAATTTCCCAACTTCCGCAGTTGCCGAGTACTCTCAAAAAAGCTGGCATTTCCCACTACGCCATGGGTGGTTTTGAGGCCGACGACTTGATTGCTACTCTTGCCATTAAATCTCTCAAAAAAAAATCTAAACTAAAAATTACCATCATCACCGGTGACAAAGATCTAATGCAACTGGTTGGTCCGCGGGTTAATTTGTTTGTTCCAATCCGCGGCCTTTCCGAAACAAAAATTTACGAACCAAAAGACGTCAAAGAAAAATTAGGTGTCAATCCCAATCAGGTTATCGATCTCAAGGCCCTGATGGGGGATATGTCCGACAATTATCCCGGTGTTGCCGGCATTGGCCCTGTCGTTGCCGTCGATCTTTTAGAAAAATACCAAACTTTAGACAATATTTATGAGCATCTAGGCGAAATCAAACCATCTATCAGGGAAAAGCTGGAAAAGGACAAAGAAAATGCCTATTTATCCCAAAAACTCGCCACATTAGTTACCAATATTCCTCTAAAATTTACCCTCAAATCCGCCCGTTGGACTGAAAAAAAATTTGAAGACCTTCTCCCCTTATTCCAAGAATATAATTTTCGTTCTCTCATCACCCGTGCCACCAAAAAGCTCGGTCTCAAACCCAAAAAATCTTCCAAAAAAATTATAATTGACTCCAACCAGGCCAGCCTTTTTTAA